A part of Larimichthys crocea isolate SSNF chromosome VII, L_crocea_2.0, whole genome shotgun sequence genomic DNA contains:
- the LOC113746128 gene encoding uncharacterized protein LOC113746128 codes for MEQRLMLRVVIDEDNIRKLILNERPDSIEGLKTQLSDKLSLQYDFKLQYEDPDFSNALCDLTEITDLPERATLKVISLVTLELTTLSSSTEQTDSSSADTEILSSAGSTPLPRRQWPEFFDIPNFSVDVAYRLRQADLLFMRDRVPLTPSRDMKHDILEKLAETMYSFKAYPDDDDFSSVAKALISKHPSLTEPGPQPGWYGWKNSLKFKMANYRTKLRKAGCDDVMINGGKRSKHNPEGPSSSKNIKRPRRGEANYLPNLPDRHDESSLENARKVVIEETKKKRPNASLVSRIMEETFSLRRREIVTQEPAVQIMMERWPALFTERQVFAEFNRIASKNLEGDFYEALDQHTPHFIDLFKSKKGTVGQKLTDLMQHINWMSPDVTALPTVVLKGLPILLSEDSSQVYTTCFVAAKEEALASVTVGVLTVIEDAQQQGPNAVHPQPISIAIILEGGIVMDNVRDFPQAVCLLFGFMYALHLNYPKCLENTFKFIQAVMLGLSNKTLPPKLITLQNRLLG; via the exons ATGGAGCAAAGACTGATGCTGCGAGTTGTCATAGATGAAGACAATATACGCAAGCTAATTTTAAATGAGAGACCGGATTCCATTGAGGGACTGAAAACACAGCTGAGTGATAAGCTGTCATTGCAGTATGACTTCAAACTCCAATATGAAGATCCAGACTTCAGTAATGCGCTCTGCGATTTGACTGAAATAACGGATTTGCCTGAAAGAGCTACTCTGAAAGTCATCTCTCTTGTGACTCTTGAGTTGACAACCCTGTCTTCATCCACTGAACAGACAGACTCCAGCTCAGCAGACACTGAGATCTTGTCCTCCGCTGGTTCAACACCTTTACCAAGAAGACAGTGGCCTGAGTTCTTCGACATACCCAATTTCTCTGTGGATGTAGCATACCGACTGAGACAGGCAGATCTCTTATTCATGAGAGATCGTGTCCCATTGACTCCGTCACGAGATATGAAACATGACATACTTGAGAAGCTTGCCGAAACAATGTACAGTTTCAAAGCTTATCCTGATGACGATGACTTCAGCAGTGTTGCAAAAGCACTCATTAGCAAGCACCCCAGCCTCACTGAACCTGGTCCCCAGCCAGGATGGTATGGCTGGAAGAACAGCCTTAAATTCAAGATGGCCAACTATCGTACAAAATTACGAAAAGCaggatgtgatgatgtgatgatcaATGGGGGTAAACGAAGCAAACACAACCCAGAAGGACCATCATCCAGCAAGAACATCAAGCGGCCAAGAAGAGGTGAAGCCAATTATTTGCCTAATTTACCAGACAGACATGATGAAAGCAGCCTTGAAAATGCCAGGAAGGTTGTCATAGAGGAAACGAAGAAAAAACGACCCAATGCCAGTTTAGTTTCAAGAATTATGGAAGAAACATTCTCACTGCGCAGAAGGGAGATAGTGACACAGGAGCCTGCTGTGCAGATCATGATGGAAAGATGGCCAGCACTGTTCACGGAGAGACAG GTCTTTGCTGAGTTTAATCGCATTGCCAGCAAGAATCTTGAAGGTGACTTCTATGAAGCCCTAGACCAGCACACACCGCACTTTATCGATCTTTTCAAGTCTAAAAAAGGAACTGTGGGACAAAAACTGACAGATTTGATGCAGCACATCAACTGGATG TCACCTGATGTGACGGCACTTCCGACTGTTGTCCTCAAAGGTCTTCCAATTCTCCTCAGTGAAGACTCCAGTCAAGTCTATACGACATGCTTT GTTGCAGCGAAAGAGGAAGCACTCGCCTCAGTCACAGTTGGAGTGCTGACGGTGATCGaagatgctcagcagcagggTCCGAATGCAGTGCACCCCCAACCCATCTCCATTGCCATCATACTTGAGGGAGGTATTGTCATGGACAATGTCAGAGACTTTCCCCAGGCAGTCTGCCTTCTATTTGGGTTCATGTATGCCCTTCACTTGAATTACCCAAAATGCTtggaaaacacattcaaattcaTTCAAGCAGTCATGCTTGGACTCAGCAACAAGACCCTCCCTCCAAAACTGATCACACTGCAGAATAGACTACTGGGGTAG